From Chryseobacterium salivictor, a single genomic window includes:
- a CDS encoding AAA family ATPase produces MHPIDIVGFNNFRIFNDQQGFLETFSAINLLTGTNNSGKSSIIKGMQLLKNSVNANVFPNELDLTDQEHLLGNLENLLFNKKSKQLMISLPFNFFGHRYTYIKLSYAVLSSDSYKGKLRKMEVCDRRNNDSLLFFEYRDADDLDKTDDMEKYQKQMQEYEVQKDDPSLNKKDFWEMYGIFGRPDENPLEGFVEWRVNSEKLHSFLSETLVFYKFYLEEKRNAKWLEWVDGVAEEKDYSFIPSVIIKSFRSDANIDKWEKFVDKLKETDIKEGKLKIGEREFEPDEVFFPHRSIERVFFESSLEIIRDNLIWRDIETTDEDYTKYNVLENTFKKSWEVLKQRVQSINYLSTVREQNVRIYNATLNSPFINLLKAYIPLQHDPWSFLNTYLKAFEIGKRLEIEFRLDYQLIFVSVIDFNDEKRELVDYGYGIKQLILLLIQISVLSEKNKRLIHDYGEEGEYYMDYFDPCLLLIEEPETNLHPKWQSLLAEMFFEANKKFNIQLVIETHSEYLIRKFQNLVASEKQSESLIKIFYLRNLGAIEAGRTQVETIVIEEDGGINYEAFDSGFFDESNNLQLSLLNIRRDSFMVEFEELKKNLEENDDKISLLEEKIDEYGNRTDLERYLQHVALIFNTSKLNHITVDYLASGQYLLHNIKEGTDFSPVILQYGRAMENELKKLFGSVHATRKWTIGVMQGSLEKFKFGINRISACCSATEYNLLSTILTTIFQDPLTLQIDLINELREKRNDVAHPGLIMQKEDAEQYIEIMNQFLSPWSDNML; encoded by the coding sequence ATGCACCCAATTGATATAGTAGGTTTTAACAATTTCAGAATTTTTAATGATCAGCAGGGATTCCTGGAAACCTTCTCAGCAATTAACCTGTTGACAGGGACCAATAATTCGGGTAAAAGTTCGATCATTAAAGGAATGCAACTGTTAAAGAACAGTGTAAATGCAAATGTTTTTCCAAATGAATTAGATCTAACGGACCAAGAGCATTTATTGGGAAATCTAGAAAACTTGTTATTCAATAAAAAAAGCAAGCAGCTTATGATTTCCTTACCATTCAATTTCTTTGGACACAGATACACATATATAAAACTTTCATATGCTGTTTTATCTAGTGATTCTTATAAGGGAAAACTCAGAAAAATGGAAGTTTGCGACCGTCGGAATAATGACAGTCTATTATTTTTCGAATACAGGGATGCAGACGATCTTGACAAAACGGATGATATGGAGAAATATCAAAAGCAGATGCAGGAATACGAAGTGCAAAAAGACGATCCATCTCTTAATAAAAAGGATTTTTGGGAAATGTACGGAATATTTGGTAGACCCGACGAGAACCCTTTGGAGGGTTTTGTGGAATGGAGGGTTAATTCTGAGAAGCTGCACAGCTTTTTGTCTGAAACATTAGTATTTTATAAGTTTTATCTGGAAGAAAAAAGGAATGCAAAATGGCTCGAATGGGTAGATGGAGTTGCAGAGGAAAAGGACTATTCTTTTATACCCTCTGTTATAATTAAATCTTTCAGATCGGACGCTAATATTGACAAATGGGAGAAATTTGTTGATAAGCTTAAAGAAACTGATATTAAAGAAGGTAAATTAAAGATCGGAGAAAGGGAATTTGAACCAGATGAAGTGTTTTTTCCGCACCGATCAATAGAGAGAGTCTTTTTTGAAAGTTCTTTGGAGATAATAAGAGATAACCTAATCTGGCGCGATATTGAGACCACAGATGAAGATTATACTAAATATAATGTGCTAGAGAACACTTTCAAAAAAAGCTGGGAAGTTTTAAAGCAGCGTGTGCAGTCGATAAACTACCTTTCTACAGTAAGGGAGCAGAATGTAAGAATTTACAATGCTACTTTAAATTCTCCTTTTATAAATCTGTTAAAGGCGTACATCCCTTTGCAGCATGACCCATGGTCATTTTTAAATACCTATTTAAAGGCCTTCGAAATCGGAAAAAGATTAGAGATAGAATTCAGGCTCGACTATCAGTTAATTTTTGTTTCGGTTATTGATTTCAATGACGAAAAGAGAGAACTTGTTGACTATGGTTATGGAATTAAACAGCTTATTTTATTATTGATTCAAATCAGCGTATTGTCAGAAAAAAATAAAAGGCTCATTCATGACTACGGTGAAGAAGGAGAGTACTATATGGACTATTTTGATCCATGCTTACTTCTCATTGAGGAACCTGAGACAAATTTACACCCCAAATGGCAGTCATTGCTTGCTGAAATGTTTTTTGAAGCGAATAAAAAGTTCAATATACAATTGGTCATAGAAACACATAGCGAGTATCTGATACGTAAATTCCAAAATCTGGTTGCTAGTGAAAAGCAATCAGAAAGTTTGATCAAGATATTTTATTTAAGAAACTTAGGAGCTATTGAGGCAGGCAGGACGCAAGTGGAGACAATTGTGATTGAAGAGGATGGCGGTATTAATTATGAAGCGTTTGATAGTGGATTCTTTGATGAATCCAACAATTTACAGCTGAGTCTTCTTAACATCAGAAGAGACAGTTTTATGGTCGAATTTGAAGAGCTGAAAAAGAATCTTGAAGAAAATGATGACAAGATTTCGTTACTGGAAGAAAAAATTGATGAGTATGGTAATAGGACTGACTTAGAACGCTATCTGCAGCATGTCGCGTTAATATTTAATACTTCAAAACTGAATCATATAACGGTAGATTATTTGGCATCTGGACAATATCTCTTGCATAATATCAAAGAGGGCACTGATTTTTCTCCAGTGATTCTCCAGTATGGAAGAGCAATGGAGAATGAATTAAAGAAATTATTCGGATCTGTTCATGCTACAAGGAAGTGGACTATTGGTGTGATGCAAGGATCATTAGAAAAATTTAAATTTGGAATAAACAGGATATCAGCTTGTTGCAGTGCAACAGAATATAACTTATTGAGTACAATATTAACCACTATCTTTCAAGATCCATTAACTTTACAAATTGACCTAATAAACGAACTTAGAGAAAAAAGAAATGATGTTGCCCATCCCGGATTGATTATGCAGAAAGAGGATGCTGAGCAGTATATAGAAATAATGAACCAGTTTCTTTCACCATGGTCAGACAATATGCTATAA
- a CDS encoding cysteine peptidase family C39 domain-containing protein, translated as MKFFPFFNQPDAKDCGSTCLRIVSKYYGKTIPLQQIRSLSETTREGSSLLGLSDTAENLGFRSLGVQIDVRTLE; from the coding sequence TTGAAATTTTTTCCTTTCTTCAACCAACCCGACGCCAAAGATTGCGGATCAACTTGCCTTAGAATCGTCAGTAAATACTACGGCAAAACCATTCCTTTACAACAAATCCGCAGCTTATCAGAAACCACAAGAGAAGGAAGTTCTTTACTGGGGTTAAGCGACACCGCAGAAAATTTGGGTTTCCGAAGTTTGGGAGTGCAAATCGACGTCAGAACCTTAGAATGA